The Mesorhizobium sp. M1D.F.Ca.ET.043.01.1.1 genome contains a region encoding:
- a CDS encoding outer membrane protein: MLNTARMALFAALFAGVAGPALAADLAEPPPVEEAPPPVVEAQPVDVGGWYIRGDIDYHWSNLGSIDYITYGPPPGTNDFDFGDLKSGFSVGAGVGYKINDYLRTDLTADYWFKSDFNGQTSDLVTTSTEVSRMSALLLLANAYVDIGTWHGITPYVGAGIGGARIKWDTVRDPNTTETNPGSSNWRFAYALMAGASYCLTDKIILDAGYRFTHIQGGRMFEFDTTSSGPGFDHGLNTHEVRGGLRYQFGGNNGCAAPVVAYQPEPEPIYTK; encoded by the coding sequence ATGTTGAATACAGCAAGAATGGCATTGTTTGCCGCGCTGTTTGCGGGGGTGGCCGGACCGGCGCTCGCCGCCGACCTCGCGGAACCGCCTCCGGTCGAGGAGGCGCCGCCGCCCGTCGTCGAGGCTCAGCCGGTCGATGTCGGCGGCTGGTACATCCGCGGCGACATCGACTATCACTGGTCGAATTTGGGCAGCATCGACTACATCACCTACGGCCCGCCGCCCGGCACCAACGATTTCGATTTCGGCGACCTGAAGAGCGGGTTCTCGGTCGGCGCCGGCGTCGGCTACAAGATCAATGATTATCTCCGTACTGATCTGACTGCCGACTACTGGTTCAAGTCGGATTTCAACGGCCAGACCTCGGATCTCGTCACGACATCGACCGAGGTGTCGAGGATGAGCGCCTTGCTGCTGCTGGCCAATGCCTATGTGGATATCGGCACGTGGCACGGCATCACGCCTTATGTCGGCGCCGGCATCGGCGGCGCAAGGATCAAGTGGGATACGGTGCGCGATCCCAATACCACCGAAACCAACCCCGGGTCGTCCAACTGGCGCTTCGCCTACGCGCTCATGGCAGGCGCTTCCTACTGCCTCACAGACAAGATCATCCTCGATGCGGGCTATCGCTTCACTCACATCCAGGGTGGGCGCATGTTCGAATTCGATACGACCAGCTCCGGACCGGGTTTCGACCACGGCCTCAACACGCATGAAGTGCGCGGCGGTCTGCGCTATCAGTTTGGCGGCAATAATGGCTGCGCCGCGCCGGTGGTTGCCTATCAGCCTGAGCCGGAGCCGATCTACACCAAGTAG
- a CDS encoding adenylosuccinate synthase yields the protein MANVVVVGSQWGDEGKGKIVDWLSERADVVVRFQGGHNAGHTLVVDGKVYKLSLLPSGVVRQGKLSIIGNGVVFDPHAFVAEMAKLKEQGVEVTPERLKIAENTALILSLHRELDGFREDAASNSGTKIGTTRRGIGPAYEDKVGRRAVRVMDLADLETLPLKVDRLLTHHNALRRGLGHAEATHEAIMQELTSVAGEILPYMDRVWKVLDDKRRAGERILFEGAQGTLLDIDHGTYPFVTSSNTVAGQAAAGSGTGPGAIGYVLGITKAYTTRVGEGPFPTEQKNEIGEFLGTRGHEFGVVTGRKRRCGWFDAVLVRQAVAVNGIKGIALTKLDVLDGLDEIKVCTGYRLDGELIDYLPASQGAQARVEPIYETLEGWKGTTAGARSWNDLPAQAVKYVRYIEELIGAPVALLSTSPERDDTILVTDPFQD from the coding sequence ATGGCCAATGTGGTGGTCGTCGGCTCGCAGTGGGGCGACGAAGGCAAGGGCAAGATCGTCGACTGGCTGTCGGAACGTGCCGACGTGGTCGTGCGCTTCCAGGGCGGCCACAACGCAGGTCATACGCTGGTCGTCGACGGCAAGGTCTACAAGCTTTCGCTCCTGCCGTCAGGCGTGGTCCGGCAGGGCAAGCTGTCGATCATCGGCAACGGCGTGGTCTTCGATCCGCATGCCTTCGTCGCGGAGATGGCCAAGCTCAAGGAGCAGGGTGTGGAGGTGACGCCCGAGCGCCTGAAAATCGCCGAAAACACCGCGCTTATCCTGTCGTTGCACCGGGAACTGGACGGGTTCCGCGAAGACGCCGCCTCGAATTCCGGAACCAAGATTGGCACGACCCGCCGCGGCATCGGCCCCGCTTACGAGGACAAGGTGGGCCGGCGCGCCGTCCGGGTGATGGATTTGGCGGATTTGGAAACCCTTCCCCTGAAAGTCGACAGGCTGCTGACGCACCACAACGCGCTGCGCCGCGGGCTCGGCCATGCCGAGGCGACGCATGAGGCGATCATGCAGGAGCTGACCTCGGTGGCCGGCGAGATCCTGCCCTACATGGACCGCGTCTGGAAGGTGCTCGACGACAAGCGTCGCGCCGGCGAGCGCATCCTGTTCGAGGGCGCGCAGGGCACGCTCCTCGACATCGACCACGGCACCTATCCTTTCGTCACCTCATCCAACACGGTGGCGGGGCAGGCGGCCGCCGGCTCCGGCACCGGTCCCGGCGCGATCGGTTATGTGCTCGGCATCACCAAGGCCTATACGACGCGCGTCGGCGAAGGGCCGTTCCCGACCGAGCAGAAGAACGAGATCGGCGAATTCCTCGGCACGCGCGGCCACGAATTCGGCGTCGTCACCGGCCGCAAGCGCCGCTGCGGCTGGTTCGACGCGGTGCTGGTGCGCCAGGCGGTGGCCGTCAACGGCATCAAGGGCATCGCGCTCACCAAGCTCGACGTGCTCGACGGGCTGGACGAAATCAAGGTCTGCACCGGCTACCGCCTCGATGGCGAACTGATCGACTATCTGCCGGCCAGCCAGGGCGCCCAGGCGCGCGTCGAGCCGATCTATGAGACGCTCGAAGGCTGGAAGGGGACGACGGCCGGCGCCAGGAGTTGGAACGATCTGCCGGCGCAAGCCGTCAAATATGTCCGCTACATCGAGGAGCTGATCGGAGCGCCGGTTGCGCTGCTTTCCACCAGCCCGGAGCGGGACGACACGATACTTGTGACCGACCCGTTTCAAGACTAG
- a CDS encoding outer membrane beta-barrel protein has protein sequence MTSKSRIALALAAIVLMPATQAVSADYDPPIYVDQAPDYQPVEVGSGWYLRGDVGYAFSNPFKHEEVSSGPLNTFSDESSLFSGSIGMGYHFNDYLRVELNGGILPTDKFAASEKLGATCDGHTLVDDGFGTINSVPASQACDLSDNASNKGYSIMANGYVDLGTYVGLTPYIGGGIGVAYNKYYRSIGARDCVEVPTNNAGTGGFFCDDPAGYEGQTDTAAKFNLAYSIGAGLSYQVTKNVSVDLGYEYFSVPGAKYVAYDGGAFNIRKGIDYQTVKLGLRYDLW, from the coding sequence ATGACATCAAAATCGCGTATCGCACTGGCGCTCGCCGCAATCGTGCTGATGCCGGCGACACAGGCGGTGTCGGCCGACTACGACCCGCCGATCTATGTCGACCAGGCGCCGGACTACCAGCCGGTCGAGGTGGGCTCGGGCTGGTACCTGCGCGGCGACGTCGGCTACGCCTTCAGCAATCCGTTCAAGCACGAGGAAGTATCGTCAGGTCCGCTCAACACATTTTCCGACGAGTCCAGCCTGTTCAGCGGCAGCATCGGCATGGGCTATCACTTCAACGACTATCTTCGGGTCGAGTTGAACGGCGGAATCCTGCCGACCGACAAATTCGCGGCGAGTGAAAAGCTCGGAGCAACCTGCGACGGGCACACGCTTGTCGACGACGGTTTCGGAACGATCAATTCCGTGCCGGCCAGCCAGGCCTGCGATCTCTCCGACAACGCCTCCAACAAGGGCTACAGCATCATGGCCAACGGCTATGTTGACCTGGGCACCTATGTCGGGCTCACGCCCTATATCGGCGGCGGCATCGGTGTCGCCTACAACAAATACTACAGAAGCATCGGCGCACGCGACTGCGTGGAAGTCCCGACCAACAACGCCGGCACGGGGGGATTCTTCTGCGACGATCCTGCCGGCTATGAAGGACAGACCGACACTGCGGCCAAGTTCAATCTCGCCTATTCGATCGGCGCGGGCCTGTCCTACCAAGTCACCAAGAATGTCTCCGTCGATCTCGGCTACGAGTATTTTTCGGTGCCGGGCGCCAAATACGTCGCCTATGACGGCGGCGCTTTCAACATCCGCAAGGGCATCGATTATCAGACGGTCAAGCTCGGGCTGCGCTACGATCTCTGGTGA
- the serA gene encoding phosphoglycerate dehydrogenase — MAPRVLVSDKLSTTAVQIFKDRGIEVDYLPDLGKDKEKLLEVIDQYDGLAIRSATKVTEKLINAATRLKVVGRAGIGVDNVDIPAASRRGIIVMNTPFGNSITTAEHAVAMIFALARQIPEANASTHAGKWEKNRFMGIEITGKTLGVVGCGNIGSIVATRGVGLKMHVIAFDPFLSDSRAEELGVVKVELDELFARADFITLHTPLTDKTRNIIDAAAIAKMKDGVRIINCARGGLVVEADLVAALKSGKVAGAGIDVFEVEPAENNPLFGMENVVATPHLGASTTEAQENVALQVAEQMADYLIKGAVSNAINMPSITAEEAPRLKPFVKLAEVLGAFVGQVTEDPIKEVEILFDGSTATMNTRALVSATLAGLIRPQVSDVNMVSAPIMVKERGIIVAEVKRDKSGVFDGYIKLTVKTEHMTRSIAGTCFSDHKPRFIQIKGINLDAEVGQHMLYTTNADAPGIIGLLGTVCGENGVNIANFQLGRNRPGGDAIALLYLDAPFPEKVLDQLREHKSIDSAKPLHFDVGSA; from the coding sequence ATGGCGCCCCGCGTTCTCGTCTCGGACAAACTTTCAACCACCGCCGTGCAGATCTTCAAGGACCGTGGCATCGAGGTCGACTACTTGCCCGATCTCGGCAAGGACAAGGAAAAGCTTCTCGAAGTGATCGACCAGTACGACGGCCTCGCCATCCGCTCGGCGACCAAGGTCACTGAGAAGCTGATCAATGCCGCAACCAGGCTCAAGGTCGTCGGCCGCGCCGGAATCGGCGTCGACAATGTCGATATCCCGGCGGCAAGCCGCAGGGGTATCATCGTGATGAACACCCCCTTCGGCAATTCGATCACCACGGCCGAGCATGCCGTGGCGATGATCTTCGCGCTGGCGCGCCAGATCCCGGAGGCCAATGCCTCGACGCATGCGGGGAAATGGGAAAAGAACCGCTTCATGGGCATCGAGATCACCGGTAAGACGCTGGGTGTGGTCGGCTGTGGCAATATCGGCTCGATCGTTGCGACGCGCGGCGTCGGCTTGAAGATGCATGTGATCGCCTTCGATCCGTTCCTGTCAGACAGCCGCGCCGAAGAGCTCGGCGTCGTGAAGGTCGAGCTCGACGAGCTCTTCGCGCGCGCCGATTTCATCACCTTGCACACGCCGCTGACCGACAAGACGCGCAACATCATCGACGCGGCCGCGATCGCCAAGATGAAGGACGGCGTGCGCATCATCAATTGCGCGCGCGGCGGGCTGGTCGTCGAGGCCGATCTGGTCGCCGCGCTGAAGAGCGGCAAGGTGGCCGGCGCCGGCATCGACGTCTTCGAGGTGGAGCCGGCGGAGAACAATCCGCTGTTCGGCATGGAGAATGTCGTGGCAACCCCGCATCTCGGCGCCTCGACCACCGAGGCGCAGGAGAATGTCGCCCTGCAGGTCGCCGAGCAGATGGCCGACTATCTGATCAAAGGCGCCGTTTCCAACGCCATCAACATGCCCTCGATCACGGCGGAAGAAGCGCCGCGGCTGAAACCCTTCGTCAAGCTGGCCGAGGTGCTCGGCGCCTTTGTCGGCCAGGTCACCGAGGATCCGATCAAGGAGGTCGAGATTCTGTTCGACGGATCGACCGCGACGATGAACACGCGCGCGCTGGTGAGCGCCACCCTTGCCGGCCTGATCCGGCCGCAGGTCTCCGACGTCAACATGGTGTCGGCGCCGATCATGGTGAAGGAGCGCGGCATCATCGTCGCCGAGGTCAAGCGCGACAAGTCGGGCGTCTTCGACGGTTATATCAAGCTAACCGTCAAGACCGAGCACATGACGCGCTCGATTGCCGGCACCTGCTTCTCAGACCACAAGCCGCGCTTCATCCAGATCAAGGGCATCAACCTTGACGCCGAGGTCGGCCAGCACATGCTCTACACGACCAATGCCGACGCCCCCGGCATCATCGGCCTGCTCGGCACCGTCTGCGGCGAGAACGGCGTCAACATCGCCAACTTCCAGCTCGGCCGCAACCGGCCGGGCGGCGATGCCATCGCGCTGCTCTATCTCGACGCGCCGTTCCCGGAAAAGGTGCTCGACCAGTTGCGGGAGCACAAGTCGATCGACTCGGCCAAGCCGCTCCACTTCGACGTCGGCAGCGCCTGA
- a CDS encoding DMT family transporter: MHRAAYLFLLATMLLWGGNSVAGKLAVGHVSPMTLVFLRWVLAVLIMLPVGWRAFREDWPELRRHWRLIAGLGACGFTIFNVIFYTALNHTTAINVSILQAAIPIVIILANFALFRLHVQRLQIVGVALTIVGVAIIASHGDLSQLLRLDLNFGDAIMLVAVLCYSLYSVGLRLKPAIRWQSLMLALSLAALLTSLPFFVWEVAAGRVIAPDARGWTVAFYTALGASVVSQIFYIRGNELIGANRAGLFINLVPIFGTLLSVLIVGEQFQLYQGLALALVLGGIALAEYSGRRAILQASPPPSLGMSSGSQR, translated from the coding sequence ATGCATCGAGCCGCCTATCTGTTCCTTCTCGCCACCATGCTGCTATGGGGCGGCAATTCCGTGGCCGGCAAGCTTGCCGTCGGCCATGTGTCGCCGATGACATTGGTTTTCCTGCGCTGGGTGCTGGCGGTGCTGATCATGCTGCCCGTCGGCTGGCGGGCTTTTCGCGAGGATTGGCCGGAGCTGCGCCGGCATTGGCGGCTGATTGCCGGCCTCGGCGCCTGCGGCTTCACGATCTTCAACGTCATCTTCTACACGGCGCTGAACCACACCACCGCCATCAACGTCTCGATCTTGCAGGCAGCCATACCGATCGTCATCATTCTCGCCAATTTCGCGCTGTTCCGGCTGCACGTGCAGCGCCTGCAGATCGTCGGTGTCGCGCTGACCATTGTCGGTGTCGCCATCATCGCGAGCCACGGCGATCTCAGCCAGTTGCTGAGGCTCGATCTCAATTTCGGCGACGCCATCATGCTGGTCGCGGTTCTCTGCTACAGCCTCTATTCGGTGGGGCTGCGTCTGAAGCCGGCCATCCGCTGGCAAAGCCTCATGCTGGCTTTGTCGCTCGCCGCGCTTTTGACCTCGTTGCCGTTCTTTGTCTGGGAAGTGGCGGCGGGTCGCGTCATCGCTCCGGACGCTCGGGGATGGACTGTCGCGTTCTACACCGCGCTCGGCGCGTCCGTCGTCTCGCAGATCTTCTACATCAGAGGCAATGAATTGATCGGCGCCAACCGCGCCGGGCTGTTCATCAACCTGGTGCCGATCTTCGGCACGCTGCTTTCGGTGCTGATCGTCGGCGAGCAGTTTCAGCTCTACCAGGGCCTGGCGCTTGCGCTCGTGCTGGGTGGCATCGCGCTCGCCGAATACAGTGGCAGAAGGGCAATCCTGCAGGCATCGCCCCCACCTTCTCTAGGCATGTCAAGCGGCAGCCAGAGATAG
- a CDS encoding phosphoserine transaminase, which produces MTTLTKPGLRPANPNFSSGPCAKRPGWSAEALKDAALGRSHRAKIGKGKLEQAIELTREILKVPAGYRIGIVPASDTGAVEMALWSLLGERGVDMVAWESFGSGWVTDVVKQLKLADVRRFEAGYGVLPDLTQIDFDRDVVFTWNGTTSGVRVPNGDFIPADRRGLTICDATSAAFAQRLDFEKLDVVTFSWQKVLGGEGAHGMLILSPRAVERLETYKPAWPLPKIFRLTSGGKLIEGIFKGETINTPSMLCVEDYLDALNWAKSTGGLETLIARADANAAVLDRFVDKSSWLGHLAVDSATRSNTSVCLSFTDPDVAALDADAQAAFAKGIVSSLDKEGVAYDIGSYRDAPPGLRIWCGATVETSDLEALLPWLDWAFATQKASLKAAA; this is translated from the coding sequence ATGACGACGCTTACCAAGCCCGGACTCCGTCCGGCAAATCCCAATTTCTCCTCAGGTCCCTGCGCAAAACGTCCCGGCTGGTCGGCCGAGGCGCTGAAAGACGCTGCGCTCGGACGCTCCCACCGTGCCAAGATCGGCAAGGGCAAGCTCGAGCAGGCAATCGAGCTGACGCGCGAAATCCTCAAGGTTCCCGCCGGCTACCGGATCGGCATCGTGCCAGCGTCCGATACCGGCGCGGTCGAGATGGCGCTGTGGTCGCTGCTCGGCGAGCGCGGCGTCGACATGGTCGCCTGGGAAAGTTTCGGTTCCGGCTGGGTGACCGACGTGGTCAAGCAGCTCAAGCTCGCCGACGTGCGCAGGTTCGAGGCCGGCTACGGCGTCTTGCCTGACCTGACGCAGATCGACTTCGACCGCGACGTGGTCTTCACCTGGAACGGCACGACCTCGGGCGTGCGCGTGCCGAACGGCGACTTCATCCCGGCCGATCGCCGCGGCCTGACCATTTGCGACGCCACCTCGGCTGCCTTCGCGCAACGGCTCGATTTCGAAAAACTCGATGTCGTCACCTTCTCCTGGCAGAAGGTGCTGGGCGGCGAGGGCGCGCATGGCATGCTGATCCTCTCACCGCGCGCCGTCGAGCGGCTGGAGACCTACAAGCCGGCCTGGCCGCTGCCGAAGATCTTCCGCCTGACCTCGGGCGGCAAGCTGATCGAAGGCATCTTCAAGGGCGAGACCATCAACACGCCGTCGATGCTGTGCGTCGAGGACTATCTCGATGCGCTCAACTGGGCGAAGTCGACCGGCGGCCTGGAGACGCTCATCGCCCGCGCCGACGCCAACGCCGCGGTGCTCGACCGGTTCGTGGACAAATCATCGTGGCTCGGCCATCTGGCCGTCGATTCGGCGACGCGCTCGAACACCTCGGTCTGCCTGTCCTTCACCGATCCGGATGTCGCGGCGCTCGATGCCGACGCTCAGGCGGCTTTCGCCAAGGGCATCGTGTCGTCGCTCGACAAGGAAGGCGTCGCCTACGACATCGGCTCCTATCGCGATGCGCCGCCCGGCCTGCGCATCTGGTGCGGCGCGACCGTCGAGACCTCCGACCTCGAAGCGTTGCTGCCCTGGCTCGACTGGGCCTTCGCCACGCAGAAGGCGTCGCTCAAGGCAGCGGCCTGA